In Papaver somniferum cultivar HN1 chromosome 1, ASM357369v1, whole genome shotgun sequence, a genomic segment contains:
- the LOC113280611 gene encoding uncharacterized oxidoreductase C663.09c-like, producing MFLEFVSEIEQQIQLSVLLIPTVMVLVLRTLFMATTRTTFLVKSLNSSTYSIYINNRSRASFFCSSSTSCDSGISMVQGASRGIGLEFVRQLLEKQEKGHVVATCRNPNGATSLLKLKNKFPERLNVLQLDVTDESTIEASAKSVQERYGSLNLLINTTGVLSVPNVLQPETTLSKVEKASLLLAYEVNAVGPILVIKHMWPLLKKGGGSGTERDVAVVASLSARVGSIGDNRLGGWHSYRASKTALNQLTKTVSVEFGRKKDPIACILLHPGTVDTDLSKPFQRNVAENKLFTKEFSVQKLLGIINSVKRSDNGKFFAWDGQEIPW from the exons ATGTTTCTGGAATTCGTTTCTGAGATTGAGCAGCAGATTCAATTATCAG TGCTCTTAATCCCCACAGTCATGGTTTTAGTCCTGCGTACCCTCTTCATGGCCACTACACGCACAACTTTCCTGGTTAAGAGTTTGAACTCAAGCACATACTCGATCTACATCAACAACAGAAGCAGAGCTTCTTTCTTCTGTAGTAGCAGCACTAGTTGTGATTCTGGGATTTCCATGGTTCAGGGAGCTTCCAGAGGAATTGGACTCGAATTT GTTAGGCAACTACTGGAGAAACAAGAGAAAGGACATGTAGTTGCAACTTGTCGGAATCCTAATGGGGCCACAAGCCTTCTGAAATTGAAAAACAAGTTCCCAGAGCGCCTAAACGTACTACAGTTGGATGTTACAGATGAGAGCACCATCGAG GCTTCAGCAAAATCTGTACAAGAAAGATACGGTTCATTAAACCTCCTCATAAATACGACTGGTGTTCTTTCTGTCCCCAATGTATTGCAACCAG AAACAACGTTGAGCAAAGTAGAGAAGGCATCTTTATTACTAGCCTACGAGGTCAATGCAGTAGGCCCCATCTTAGTGATTAAG CATATGTGGCCCCTTTTAAAGAAGGGAGGGGGATCTGGGACTGAACGGGATGTTGCCGTTGTGGCAAGCTTAAGTGCTAGAGTGGGTTCTATAGGTGACAACCGCTTAGGAGGATGGCATTCATACCGAGCTTCGAAGACTGCACTTAATCAGT TGACGAAGACTGTATCTGTGGAATTTGGGCGCAAGAAAGATCCAATAGCTTGCATCTTGTTGCATCCTGGCACAGTGGATACAGATCTGTCGAAGCCGTTTCAGAGAAATGTGGCCGAAAACAAGTTGTTCACCAAGGAGTTCTCTGTTCAGAAGCTCTTAGGCATCATCAATAGCGTGAAACGCTCTGACAATGGTAAATTCTTTGCTTGGGATGGTCAGGAAATTCCTTGGTAA